One genomic region from Cryptococcus gattii WM276 chromosome C, complete sequence encodes:
- a CDS encoding ribosomal large subunit biogenesis-related protein, putative (Similar to TIGR gene model, INSD accession AAW42456.1): MAPKRSAPTSKSDAATKKAKPASKGAKPKSTESPLDTVMNVASSVLNTVSDAVDVAGDLVLDDGEPAAASKALEETVDVPALKKKGRAAKSKAGETAAQVADKVQESAKPVRGKAAKALKDAQEVDVKAVADKATKAAKNTAAAVEKAAKDPENRKKAEDFMEQAESAVKKVADKVGEVLEDALEQFGEASGITEVAENLTKKGKKQAAKKGKEVTEKAEEIKETGKRKAQEVVKEAEPVAKKTRSKAKKALEPEPESEQEEDEGDEDVYIHGFSSSDGEADSSDDESDAEDLAVAEAARTVDMGSLPMVAKDDKSVQQRLKKASKKKSDKKGTLYLGRIPHGFYEDQMKEYFSQFGDVTRVRLARNRKTGASKHYAYIEMSSESVAEIVADTMNNYLLMGHLLKCHVIPSDKVHPQLWVGANKKFRKVPRARVEKMKHEKERTEEEKAKADQKLLKKERQRKKKLETAGIDYEFDGHKQV, from the exons ATGGCCCCTAAACGATCCGCTCCCACATCCAAGTCTGATGCTGCCACTAAGAAGGCCAAACCCGCCTCCAAAGGCGCTAAACCGAAGTCTACCGAATCCCCCCTCGACACCGTTATGAACGTTGCTTCCTCTGTTCTCAACACTGTCTCTGACGCTGTTGACGTTGCTGGTGACCTTGTCCTCGATGATGGAGAGCCCGCTGCTGCTTCAAAGGCTTTGGAAGAAACGGTCGATGTCCCCgctttgaagaagaagggcagGGCTGCGAAGAGCAAGGCTGGAGAAACCGCTGCTCAGGTCGCGGACAAGGTGCAGGAGAGCGCAAAGCCCGTCAGGGGTAAAGCTGCCAAGGCTTTGAAGGATGCACAAGAGGTGGATGTCAAGGCCGTTGCGGACAAGGCTACCAAGGCGGCCAAGAACACTGCCGCTGCCGTCGAAAAAGCTGCCAAGGACCCGGAGAACAGGAAGAAGGCCGAAGATTTTATGGAACAAGCTGAAAGCGCTGTGAAGAAGGTTGCGGACAAGGTTGGAGAAGTTTTGGAAGATGCTCTTGAGCAGTTTGGCGAAGCGAGCGGTATCACCGAGGTGGCTGAAAACCTCACcaagaagggcaagaagCAGGCCGCGAAAAAGGGCAAGGAAGTCACTGAGAAGGCTGAGGAAATTAAGGAAACTGGCAAGCGTAAGGCCCAGGAAGTCGTCAAGGAAGCTGAGCCCGTTGCAAAAAAGACTCGATCCAAGGCGAAGAAGGCCCTCGAGCCCGAGCCCGAGTCCgaacaggaagaggacgaagGGGACGAGGACGTCTACATTCATGgcttttcctcttctgaTGGCGAAGCCGACTCTTCCGACGACGAATCTGATGCGGAGGATCTTGCGGTAGCCGAAGCTGCTAGAACCGTCGACATGGGATCTTTACCTATGGTCGCGAAGGATGATAAGTCTGTCCAGCAGAGGTTGAAAAAGGCTtccaagaagaag AGTGACAAGAAGGGCACTCTCTATCTCGGCAGGATACCTCATGGTTTCTACGAAGACCAAATGAAGGAGTACTTTTCTCAATTTGGCGATGTTACGCGAGTGCGATTGGCTCGTAACCGCAAG ACTGGTGCTTCAAAACACTACGCCTACATCGAGATGTCGTCCGAGTCTGTTGCTGAGATTGTTGCCGACACTATGAACAACTACCTCCTCATGGGCCACCTCCTCAAATGTCAC GTCATTCCCTCTGACAAAGTCCACCCTCAACTGTGGGTCGGCGCCAACAAAAAGTTCCGCAAAGTGCCGCGTGCTCGagtggagaagatgaagcaTGAAAAAGAGCGTactgaagaggaaaaagcCAAGGCAGACCAGAAATtgttgaagaaggagagacagaggaagaagaaattGGAAACTGCCGGCATCGATTACGAGTTTGATGGCCAT AAACAGGTTTAA
- a CDS encoding translation release factor, putative (Similar to TIGR gene model, INSD accession AAW42460.1), which yields MSSAEESDQAIEIWRYRKLLNMLANSRGAGTSCITLILPPRSQISQASNMLTTEYGTASNIKSRVNRLSVLSAITSTQQKLKLYNRVPDNGLCVFVGTVLNDEGKEKKISFALEPFKPINTSLYMCDSRFHVEALEELLENDSKWGFIVIDGNGSLFGTLSGNTREVIHKFTVDLPKKHGRGGQSALRFSRLREEARRNYVRKVAELAVQHFITADKVNVAGLVLAGSAELKTDLSGSDLFDPRLLAKVVKVVDVSYGGENGFNQAIELAADSLANVKFVQEKKLIQKYFDEIALDTGKYCFGISDTLKALEMGAVETLIVWENLEMTRNTLRNAAGEEIIVFSTAGDKDREKFMDKSTGLEMEQAAEPQPVLEWFAEKYREFGATLEFVTNKSQEGSQFVKGFGGIGGLLRYKVDFNDLGDLEDDDDEFYGSDDDSDI from the exons atGTCCAGCGCAGAAGAG TCTGATCAGGCCATCGAA ATATGGAGGTACCGCAAGCTGCTGAATATGCTTGCCAACTCCCGAGGTGCTGGTACCTCTTGTATCACCCTTATCCTTCCTCCTCGATCACAAATTTCTCAGGCGTCTAATATGTTGACTACCGAATACGGTACCGCTTCCAACATCAAGTCTCGTGTTAACCG CCTTTCTGTCCTTTCCGCTATCACCTCTACTCAACAAAAATTGAAACTCTACAACCGAGTCCCCGACAACGGTCTTTGTGTCTTTGTCGGTACCGTTTTGAACGATGAAggcaaggagaagaagatttcCTTTGCGCTTGAACCCTTCAAGCCTATCAACACCTCGTTGTACATGTGTGATAGCAGATTCCACGTTGAGGCGCTGGAGGAGCTCTTAGAGAATGACTCTAAGTGGGGTTTTATTGTCAT TGACGGTAACGGATCCCTCTTCGGTACTCTCTCTGGTAACACCCGTGAAGTCATCCACAAATTCACTGTCGACCTTCCCAAGAAACACGGCCGAGGTGGTCAATCCGCTCTTCGTTTCTCTCGTCTCCGAGAAGAAGCTCGTCGAAACTATGTCCGAAAAGTTGCCGAACTTGCTGTTCAGCATTTCATTACCGCTGATAAGGTTAACGTTGCGGGTCTGGTCCTCGCTGGTAGCGCCGAGCTCAAGACCGATTTGAGTGGAAGTGACCTCTTCGACCCCCGATTGCTCGCCAAGGTTGTCAAGGTTGTCGATGTATCTTATGGTGGTGAAAATGGCTTTAACCAGGCTATTGAGCTTGCCGCCGATTCGCTTGCCAACGTCAAGTTTGTAcaggagaagaagcttATCCAAAAGTACTTTGATGAGATTGCACTTGACACTGGCAAGTATTGCTTTGGTATTAGTGATACACTTAAGGCGCTTGAGATGGGTGCCGTGGAGACTCTGATCGTGTGGGAGAACTTGGAGATGACCCGAAACACTTTGCGTAATGCCGCCGGTG AGGAAATTATTGTCTTCTCTACCGCCGGCGACAAGGACCGAGAGAAGTTTATGGACAAATCCACCGGTCTCGAGATGGAACAAGCCGCGGAACCCCAACCCGTGCTCGAATGGTTTGCCGAAAAGTACCGCGAATTTGGTGCCACCCTCGAATTCGTCACCAACAAGTCTCAGGAAGGCTCGCAATTTGTGAAAGGATTTGGTGGTATTGGCGGGTTGTTGAGATACAAGGTTGATTTCAATGATTTGGGTgatttggaagatgatgatgatgagtTTTACGGGTCTGACGATGACAGTG ACATTTGA
- a CDS encoding thioredoxin, putative (Similar to SGTC gene model, INSD accession EAL22020.1) — protein MNSTPTPTRQPDADNPNPNGANRANGRQPLAAHSSGFAGKSPFPAPPSRFTPRTPAQFLSVSPTNTDVSAIAHPSYLLPTPPSSTISLPSPDPASSNDRLVMINHINRIKSLGSHSNSLGNIKIPLSSRSASISLSLSSRGLATPTSSSIIRNIPNMPSPLDKLDYLHNIPPSPPISANADPGQLLVMSQMPNPDIDSPIGSPFVNLNLQTSSSSKRKPGVGVVIFDSPPRRRVSVNSHGPRRGSTLAIEWGHTLLARHSGADASLLHSLLTQHASPSAPLSTSSAQPQAPAAAQRPRTEAEIVARCHELMNKHKVVLFMKGNPTAPKCGFSRQTVGLLREQGVEFAWFDIFSDEDVRQGLKKVNDWPTFPQIIVNGELVGGLDILREMIENGEWQELMDSIEEGKAE, from the exons ATGAACTCTACACCTACGCCTACTCGTCAACCTGATGCGGATAATCCCAATCCTAATGGCGCGAATCGTGCTAATGGTCGGCAACCTTTGGCTGCTCATTCTTCTGGCTTTGCTGGAAAATCGCCATTTCCTGCCCCGCCCTCACGGTTCACTCCTCGTACACCTGCGCAATTCCTATCGGTCTCACCTACCAACACCGATGTCTCCGCAATTGCTCACCCTTCTTACCTTCTCCCCACCCCGCCTTCCTCCACCATCTCCCTCCCCTCTCCCGACCCTGCATCGTCCAACGACCGCTTGGTGATGATCAACCATATCAACCGTATCAAATCACTGGGCTCCCACTCCAACTCACTTGGCAACATCAAAAtccctctttcctcccGTTCCGCATCCATATCTCTGTCCTTATCCTCTCGCGGTCTCGCAACACCtacatcctcctccatcatccGTAACATACCCAACATGCCATCCCCACTTGACAAACTCGATTACTTACACAATATCCCACCCTCCCCTCCCATCTCCGCCAATGCTGACCCTGGTCAATTACTGGTCATGTCGCAAATGCCAAACCCCGACATCGACTCGCCCATCGGGTCGCCGTTTGTGAATCTCAACCTCCAAAcgtcatcttcatcaaaACGGAAACCCGGTGTGGGCGTTGTGATTTTTGACTCACCTCCTCGTCGACGGGTATCGGTCAACTCGCATGGGCCGCGACGTGGTTCGACTCTGGCTATTGAATGG GGCCACACCCTCTTGGCCCGCCACTCTGGCGCCGACGCTTCCCTCCTTCACTCTCTCCTCACCCAACATGCTTCCCCCTCCGCCCCCCTCTCTACCTCATCCGCCCAACCCCAAGCTCCTGCCGCCGCCCAACGTCCTCGGACAGAAGCAGAGATCGTTGCCCGTTGTCACGAACTGATGAACAAGCACAAAGTTGTGTTGTTCATGAAGGGAAACCCTACAGCCCCCAAATGTGGGTTCTCAAGGCAGACTGTGGGGCTGTTGAGGGAGCAAGGAGTGGAATTTGCTTGGTTTGATATCTTTAGTGACGAGGATGTAAGGCAAGGCTTGAAGAAGGTTAATGACTGGCCTA CATTCCCGCAAATCATTGTGAATGGCGAATTGGTAGGCGGTCTTGATATTTTGCGGGAGATGATAGAGAATGGAGAATGGCAAGAATTGATGGATTCTATCGAAGAGGGCAAGGCGGAGTAA
- a CDS encoding acid phosphatase, putative (Similar to TIGR gene model, INSD accession AAW42451.1): MRSVALFALLPILANAAAVERRTADSNVGSTTSDVFPPAGTSVNSKLFPPESVVGYPGATVTGVEPAAAATAAAYAYNDGTSNNYPLVADQPNNSSSGNFDVFKYWGNLSPWYSVPSSFYGLNDTSPLIPDGCSVTQVHLLYRHGARYPTSGAGPSTFAAKLAIATAQGGGFNATGDLSFLNTWTYKLGAELLTPFGRLQNFELGVAFRQQYGELLNNFTEQGALPVFRTESQDRMVKTAENFAAGFFGVPEYLDQVSIELMVETSGVNNTGAPYETCPNSNVASRGSLGSTAASAFAKQAFNGTVSRLQSNVNGVQFDATDIIDMLQLCSYETDALGYSAFCGLFTEEDFKNYEYYYDISFYYNNGAGSPVAAAQGKGFLQEFVSRFTQTPITSSNSSVNTTLDNNSTYFPLNQSIYADATHEVVLLDTLTAFNLTALFSTGALPVDKRVEGSSFVASQVVPFATHLVVQVLECANQTPTKQIRFIINDAVVPIDKSYEGCGSNKDGMCAFDTVVAALQKRIAEIDYDYDCHGDYTATVGNDYNGRAPRA, translated from the exons ATGCGATCTGTTGCTCTCTTTGCCTTGCTGCCTATTCTCGCCAACGCTGCTGCCGTGGAGAGGCGTACTGCCGACTCCAATGTCGGATCAACTACCTCGGACGTCTTTCCTCCAGCCGGCA CCAGCGTCAACTCCAAGCTCTTCCCTCCCGAATCTGTCGTTGGTTACCCTGGGGCGACTGTGACTGGTGTTGAacctgctgctgctgctaCCGCTGCCGCCTACGCTTACAACGACGGCACTTCCAACAACTACCCTCTTGTGGCCGACCAGCCCAATAACAGCAGCTCTGGGAACTTTGACGTGTTCAAATACTGGGGTAACCTCTCTCCTTGGTACTCTGTCCCTTCCAGCTTTTACGGCCTCAATGATACTTCTCCTCTCATCCCTGACGGCTGCTCCGTCACCCAAGTACACTTGCTCTACCGACATGGCGCTCGATACCCCACTTCTGGCGCTGGTCCGTCCACTTTTGCAGCCAAGCTTGCCATTGCCACCGCCCAGGGCGGGGGTTTCAACGCCACGGGTGATCTTAGCTTCCTCAACACGTGGACTTATAAGCTTGGCGCTGAGCTTTTGACTCCTTTTGGAAGGTTGCAGAATTTTGAGCTTGGAGTGGCTTTCCGACAGCAGTATGGGGAATTGTTGAACAACTTTACTGAGCAAGGTGCTTTGCCCGTATTCAGAACTGAGAGTCAA GATCGTATGGTCAAGACTGCTGAAAACTTTGCTGCTGGCTTCTTTGGCGTTCCCGAGTACCTCGATCAAGTAAGCATTGAACTCATGGTAGAGACATCTGGCGTGAACAATACTGGTGCACCATACGAGACATGTCCCAACTCCAACGTCGCATCTCGCGGTTCCCTCGGCTCTACTGCTGCTTCCGCATTCGCCAAGCAGGCTTTCAACGGCACCGTCTCCCGACTCCAAAGCAACGTTAACGGTGTCCAATTTGACGCGACCGATATCATTGATATGCTCCAGCTTTGTTCTTACGAGACTGATGCACTCGGCTACTCTGCGTTCTGTGGTCTCTTCACCGAGGAAGATTTCAAAAACTATGAGTATTATTACGATATCAGCTTTTACTACAACAACGGTGCCGGTTCTCCCGTGGCTGCTGCGCAAGGTAAAGGCTTCCTCCAAGAGTTTGTCTCCCGTTTCACCCAGACGCCTATCACTTCTTCCAACTCTAGCGTGAACACTACTCTCGACAACAACTCGACCTACTTCCCACTCAACCAATCCATCTATGCGGACGCGACGCACGAAGTCGTCTTGCTCGATACGTTGACCGCTTTCAACTTGACTGCGCTTTTCAGTACGGGCGCGCTTCCTGTTGACAAGCGTGTGGAAGGGTCTTCGTTTGTGGCTTCACAGGTGGTGCCTTTTGCGACACACTTGGTTGTGCAGGTTTTGGAGTGCGCAAATCAGACCCCTACCAAGCAGATACGATTCATAAT TAACGATGCCGTTGTTCCTATCGACAAGAGTTACGAAGGATGCGGATCGAACAAGGATGGAATGTGCGCTTTCGACACGGTCGTTGCCGCGCTTCAGAAACGTATTGCCGAGATTGATTATGACTATGACTGTCATGGAGATTA CACTGCTACGGTTGGGAATGATTATAATGGGCGTGCTCCTCGAGCTTAA
- a CDS encoding clathrin-coated vesicle protein, putative (Similar to TIGR gene model, INSD accession AAW42458.1), whose protein sequence is MFAAASNLFSKTSYLSAYTLNSPTPSPSASAANLPSTSAPTPSSSISDRQKSFNVSLWKVTPATHKTTGKEVSVWIFEKRVLEGIKGGVGFGGMGGKEWVVEQLKKEASSLSRLRHPDILHMVEPLEESRSELIFITERITSSLSSLAAAARSSTNYRPGRPPAADETGMSGRGEGELDLDEVEIQKGSLQLARGLGFLHNQAKMVHLNLGLEAVVINAKGDWKLTGLSHTTSLTQPDGSATKYVYPEVDARLPPQVQWKLDYLAPEYALDSTLSTSNDLYSLGCILYAVHMGGKPPFTNRGSMQNLRDNAESKLLRRAWASGPRWERCSSELKDLLPRLLTRHPSTRISLLSLPSHPFFSSLAISTLNFLDPTTFASKPREEKATFLRGLIRVVPTFSERLRKGKVLPSLLEEMKDPYLLPFILPNVFEISKGLSKDEFSKVLNKLRPLFTLKDPPQNMLTLLEHLSLFEEKTTPQVFRENVMPLVYNSLESEHLPVQERVLKTIPHLCEILDYGTVQNVLLVKVAIVFTRTRILSVKVQTLDCFKAMVGTLDKATLTSKLVPLLAKIKTKEPAVMMATLAVHEAMGAKVDREATATLVLPQLWSMSMGPLLNAEQFGKFMAVIKTLGARVEAEHTKHLRDVHLIEAQTASLAAANAAALNAGSFGGVGQSNSDGGGDVDFESLVRGNGSGMGSSGSVVPTVGVTGVTDPWDDEGWLNDTPSTAIANNNGGGLASAFPSLSLGINNTGNSFPITTPASVSPRPLSANTTGTSLKPSTSTTTTTTSTKLKARPVPASSFNSAAFGSSTSSAGNVSTPMTSSGLPPLQPITSSFAPLQPQVHPQPGGRSASYTSNVSSSGSGPNYNISLTPQSPAQTQSQHLSSPLSFMSSQMSQPPSFSQPVLAPALAPRQQHQQPQLQAPAAPAAPLAPQSVISPPPGWSTGVMQPTVAPKPVWGKSPGGGTGALDWGDLDPLK, encoded by the exons ATGTTCGCAGCAGCCTCAAACCTCTTCTCAAAAACATCATATCTATCAGCATATACACTCAACTCCCCAACCCCCTCTCCGTCCGCCTCAGCCGCGAATCTCCCTTCCACTTCCGCACCGAcaccttcctcttcaattTCTGACCGTCAAAAATCGTTCAATGTCAGTCTCTGGAAAGTCACACCGGCAACGCACAAAACAACAGGCAAAGAAGTCTCTGTATGGATATTCGAGAAACGGGTATTAGAAGGTATCAAGGGTGGAGTTGGGTTTGGTGGGATGGGAGGGAAGGAGTGGGTTGTAGAGCAACTCAAAAAGGAAGCTTCGTCACTCTCGCGACTTCGGCATCCCGATATCCTGCACATGGTCGAACCACTTGAAGAATCTCGTTCTGAACTAATCTTCATCACTGAACGGATCACATCATCCCTCTCGTCCCTTGCTGCCGCCGCTCGTTCATCTACAAACTATCGGCCAGGTCGACCGCCCGCTGCTGATGAGACAGGTATGAgtgggagaggagaaggcgAGTTGGATCTGGATGAGGTGGAAATCCAAAAGGGGAGTTTACAGCTGGCTAGGGGTCTGGGATTCTTGCATAATCAGGCGAAGATGGTGCATTTGAATTTGGGACTAGAAGCCGTCGTCATTAATGCCAAA GGAGATTGGAAGCTGACTGGTCTTTCACATACGACTTCTCTTACGCAGCCTGATGGCTCTGCAACCAAATACGTCTACCCCGAGGTCGATGCCAGATTACCACCGCAAGTCCAGTGGAAGCTCGATTACCTAG CTCCTGAATACGCTCTTGACTCCACCTTGTCTACATCAAACGATCTCTACTCCCTAGGCTGCATCCTCTACGCTGTCCACATGGGGGGTAAACCTCCCTTCACCAACCGCGGATCCATGCAGAATCTGAGGGACAACGCAGAAAGTAAACTTTTGAGACGCGCATGGGCAAGTGGACCCAGATGGGAGAGATGTAGCTCTGAGCTTAAGGATCTCTTACCACGCCTTCTCACACGACACCCGTCAACAAGAATCTCCCTcctttctctcccttcCCACCCGTTCTTCTCGTCGCTTGCCATCTCCACACTCAATTTCCTCGATCCAACTACCTTTGCATCAAAGCCTCGTGAGGAAAAAGCTACTTTTCTGAGAGGCTTGATAAGGGTAGTGCCGACCTTTTCTGAACGTTTGCGGAAAGGTAAAGTGTTGCCTAGTCTACTGGAGGAG ATGAAAGACCCGTATCTTCTGCCTTTCATTCTGCCAAACGTCTTTGAGATTTCGAAAGGGTTAAGCAAAGACGAGTTTTCAAAAGTCTTGAATAAGCTCCGACCTCTTTTCACGCTGAAGGATCCCCCACAGAACATGCTGA CCTTATTGGAGCACCTCAGCCTCTTCGAAGAAAAGACAACCCCTCAAGTATTCCGCGAAAACGTCATGCCTCTCGTCTACAATTCCCTCGAAAGCGAGCACCTCCCTGTACAAGAACGCGTCTTGAAAACCATCCCGCATCTCTGTGAAATTCTCGATTACGGCACCGTCCAAAACGTACTCCTTGTCAAAGTTGCGATTGTGTTTACACGAACGAGGATATTGAGTGTCAAAGTGCAGACATTGGATTGCTTTAAGGCAATGGTGGGCACGTTGGATAAAGCGACTTTGACAAGCAAGTTGGTACCGCTTTTGGCAAAGATTAAGACAAAGGAACCTGCCGTCATG ATGGCCACGTTGGCGGTGCACGAAGCTATGGGCGCCAAGGTTGATCGAGAAGCGACCGCGACTCTTGTACTGCCTCAGCTTTGGTCCATGTCTATGGGTCCCT TACTAAATGCCGAGCAGTTTGGAAAATTTATGGC TGTAATCAAAACCCTAGGCGCTCGCGTCGAAGCAGAACACACTAAGCATCTCCGAGACGTACATCTTATTGAAGCGCAAACAGCCAGCTTGGCAGCTGCCAATGCTGCTGCGCTAAATGCTGGTTCCTTCGGTGGTGTTGGACAGAGTAACAGTGACGGTGGTGGGGACGTCGACTTTGAATCACTTGTTAGAGGGAACGGCTCAGGAATGGGATCTTCTGGATCGGTGGTGCCTACTGTCGGGGTGACAGGCGTCACGGACCCGTGGGATGATGAAGGCTGGTTGAACGATACCCCTTCAACCGCAATAGCGAATAATAATGGCGGTGGTTTAGCATCTGCTTTCCCCAGCTTGAGCTTGGGTATTAACAATACAGGCAACTCGTTCCCTATCACAACACCAGCTTCAGTATCGCCTAGGCCTTTATCGGCAAATACAACCGGTACATCACTCAAACCAAGCACATCCACCACCACTACCACCACGTCGACCAAGTTGAAGGCCAGGCCTGTACCTGCCTCCTCATTCAACTCGGCGGCGTTTGGGTCCTCCACGTCATCTGCTGGTAATGTGTCAACACCCATGACATCGTCGGGATTACCCCCTTTACAACCTATCACATCATCGTTCGCGCCCCTTCAGCCTCAGGTTCATCCTCAACCGGGAGGTCGATCTGCGTCGTACACTTCAAATGTTTCCTCGTCAGGATCAGGTCCGAACTATAATATCTCCTTGACCCCGCAATCGCCTGCTCAGACCCAATCACAACATCTGTCCTCACCATTGTCATTCATGTCCTCTCAAATGTCACAacctccttccttctcgcAACCAGTACTTGCGCCAGCTCTAGCTCCTCGACAACAACATCAACAACCACAGCTGCAGGCTCCCGCAGCACCGGCAGCGCCCCTCGCTCCacagtcagtcatttccCCGCCACCAGGCTGGTCTACGGGCGTTATGCAGCCCACTGTGGCGCCCAAACCTGTCTGGGGGAAGAGCCCAGGAGGAGGAACAGGAGCACTGGACTGGGGAGACTTGGATCCTTTGAAGTGA
- a CDS encoding uncharacterized protein (Similar to TIGR gene model, INSD accession AAW42453.1), with protein MSIDSDSQSPSLLIPPNPAFVPPDSRPQGGILINGGDSRRPSEPFIVFHALHGGFAPASGSATPLRPHPAGTIPAPSAGLNLPPSPGSQYSPSSSPQLAAGASKLKIRFAPLPDPRRPRSLSTGRNIALKSILGPNGVETRTMELRGMGDSDGNDDQVIVDDDYDNEENVEGAEGEEEHNEKSSRSWSKTVGSSWKGTKKLLTGKNPIKDKDKDNEGSTGGVPLVRSSSTGGLMGASPFRWTVETERKNNMQGSPPASVSSILSARRSDNDIGSSGRNSIPAPASPNLIPIISGGHRRNSSFERQYLPRGSTSSHGTASPGRPVKMLNGRVYGSRRASEAAEREKEYLERLEPAFIEWGSSNAAAAVSSGSVGARSSGAGDGNGRRSAADDDDGGGMAWVKRRREERQRKAREEKERQMQVGEGDKADGGGETEGEGEGHGSGSVSPGTGGGEAGRGLTSSQSSQTSQTSADMLKTTGGESKPKLRIGVEEADLQTPATNPSELPPHSPAIHISPVVSLAPRIDVHVPPASPTFSSSHDRDSVGVNPVEISRQAEELGKPMTISKSPMTDRKTEKQAMVIPSDKSRKAAASGSVPLSPHRLGFIDPFAEVSPTNVGHARNPAEEGDEDEYEDEEGEEDVGDEDNDDSNDDDEDFDDDVVRTTSSAAGVEVISRHKN; from the exons ATGTCCATAGACAGCGACAGCCAGAGCCCCTCCCTCCTCATCCCCCCCAACCCCGCCTTTGTCCCCCCCGACTCCCGCCCACAGGGTGGCATCCTCATCAACGGCGGTGATTCCCGCCGCCCTTCAGAGCCATTCATCGTCTTTCATGCTCTGCACGGCGGATTCGCCCCTGCGTCCGGCAGCGCCACCCCCCTTCGCCCCCATCCTGCCGGGACCATCCCAGCCCCATCCGCAGGCCTAAATTTGCCCCCGTCTCCCGGATCCCAATAttcgccttcttcttctccacaaCTGGCTGCAGGAGCAAGTAAACTCAAAATCCGTTTCGCTCCACTCCCGGACCCTCGCAGACCACGGAGCTTGAGTACAGGTAGGAATATTGCATTGAAATCCATTCTCGGTCCTAATGGAGTGGAGACAAGGACGATGGAGCTGAGGGGGATGGGCGATAGCGACGGAAATGACGACCAAGTTATCGTCGATGATGATTACGATAATGAGGAGAATGTAGAAGGAGcggaaggggaagaggagcaTAATGAGAAGAGCAGCAGGAGCTGGAGTAAGACGGTGGGAAGCAGCTGGAAGGGTACAAAGAAGCTCCTGACTGGGAAAAATCCAATCAAGGATAAGGACAAGGATAATGAGGGGTCGACTGGCGGTGTGCCTTTGGTTAGAAGCTCAAGTACTGGCGGTCTCATGGGAGC CTCACCGTTTCGCTGGACAGTCGAGACTGAGCGTAAAAACAATATGCAAGGCTCTCCACCCGCAAGCGTCTCATCTATTCTCTCCGCCCGTCGGTCAGACAATGATATCGGCAGCAGCGGCCGCAACAGCATACCCGCTCCTGCCTCTCCCAACTTGATCCCAATTATATCGGGTGGTCACAGACGCAACTCATCGTTCGAACGACAGTACCTTCCCCGAGGCTCCACATCCTCCCACGGTACCGCCTCTCCCGGGCGACCAGTCAAGATGTTGAACGGGAGAGTATACGGTTCGCGCCGAGCATCGGAAGCTGCAGAGCGGGAGAAAGAGTACCTGGAAAGGCTTGAACCTGCTTTTATCGAATGGGGATCGTCTAACGCTGCCGCTGCGGTTTCGAGTGGAAGTGTGGGGGCGCGCTCATCGGGGGCAGGGGACGGAAACGGAAGGAGATCAGCggctgatgatgatgatggaggTGGTATGGCTTGGGTGAAGCGACGACGGGAAGAGCGGCAGAGGAAAGCTCGcgaggagaaggagaggcaGATGCAGGTAGGAGAGGGTGACAAGGCGGATGGTGGAGGGGAAAcagaaggagaaggagaagggcATGGATCTGGATCCGTATCCCCTGGAACTGGAGGGGGAGAAGCAGGGAGAGGGTTGACGTCGAGCCAAAGCTCGCAGACTTCACAAACTTCAGCCGACATGCTAAAGACGACAGGCGGTGAGAGCAAACCCAAGCTACGAATAGGAGTTGAAGAAGCGGATCTTCAAACACCTGCGACGAATCCGTCGGAACTCCCACCTCATTCGCCTGCCATCCACATCTCGCCTGTGGTCTCGCTCGCACCGCGGATTGACGTACATGTCCCGCCAGCCTCCCCCACTTTCTCGTCCTCTCACGACCGTGACAGCGTCGGAGTAAACCCAGTGGAAATCAGCAGACAAGCAGAGGAACTAGGCAAGCCGATGACCATCTCCAAATCTCCAATGACCGATCGGAAGACGGAGAAGCAGGCGATGGTGATCCCGTCGGATAAGTCGAGAAAGGCGGCGGCCTCAGGCTCGGTGCCTTTGAGTCCGCATCGACTCGGGTTTATTGATCCGTTTGCAGAGGTCAGTCCGACGAATGTTGGTCATGCGCGAAATCCTGCTGAagagggagatgaagatgaatatgaggatgaggagggagaagaggatgttggggatgaggataatgatgatagtaatgatgacgatgaggatTTCGATGATGATGTAGTAAG GACAACATCCTCTGCCGCGGGTGTTGAAGTTATTAGTCGTCATAAGAATTAA